CGCTTTTCCGATGCCATCTGAGCGACGTCCTCGGCGATTCGCGAAATCTCAAGCTCTGCCTGAGCCAAATCTGCGCGCCGCTGAACGATCCCCGCCCCCTGGCGAGCCTGAATTCCTCCGGTGACGCTGCCCTTGCGGTGGACCACCTCACCATCGAGACTTACGATCCGTCTCCAACCCGTGGTCTTGGCGAGGGTGAGAGCGGTATCGAGGTTGTCGACGACGATGACGTCACCGAGGAGGGTTTCGATTGCGGGCAGGTGCTCAGGCCGACATTGCACGAGTTCACTGGCCAGCCCGAGGACTCCCGGTCGTCGCAGGAGCTGCTCCATCTCCCGCGAGGTGGGGCGCGGCCTCATGAGGGTGATCGGCAAGAAAGTCGCCCTGCCGGCCCGGTTGCGCTTCAAATACTCGATGGCGGCCTTAGCCTCAGCTTCTGAGGGAACGATCAGGTCGTGTACGCTGCTGCCAAGCGCCCGTTCGATAGCGAGAGCGTGCTCGGGTCTTGCGATGAGAGACTCGCCCACCGAATCGAACGAGCCCGGAAGCTTGCCTTTGCTTTGCGCCTCCAGAACCGCCCTGGGGCCTTCGTGGAGCCCCTCATGCGTCGCCAGCGTGGCCTCAATACCGCGTCGAGTGCCCTCCAGCTCCGCCTGGCGCGAGAGAAGCTTGCTTTCTTTCTCGGTAGATTGATGCAAGGATGCCGCGATGCTCTTGAGGTTCAATTGGAGTTCAGAGAGTCCCTTTCGCTCCGCCGCAAGTTTGTTCTGGGCCGCATCGCGGTCTTTCGTGGCCTTTTCCAGTTCCTTTTCCAGTTCAGGAAGCGACTCTACGATGCCCCGCAATTCCCTCGATGCTTCGTCGAACCTCTCCCGCCTGTGCTCCTGCTCGATCTGTTGTTTGAGCGCGCGGGCGTGCTCGTCGCGAGCGGATTGCAGCTTGGCCTCGATCGCCTTCAGTCCTTCGGCCAGTTTCCGAGCCTCTTGTCCTGCGCCCGCGCACTCGACTCGAACTCGCTCTAACTCCGCTTTCGCCGCCGCAAGTTCGGCCTCTGCAACCGAAAGCTCCTGCGTGGACTCTCGGATTCGTTGGTCTACGGCGTCGGTGTCTTGAAAGAGGGTCGTTTCCAGTTGATCGAGAGATTCGAGGCGCTGCTCGCCCAGCTTGATCGCCGACTCCGCCCGCTCATACTCCGTGAGCACCTCGCTCTGCCTTTCGCGCAGACCCTCCATGGCGCTTTCCAACTCGGATATCCGCTCCGAGACCTTGGCTGCCTGAGCCTCCAGCGCCGCCACCTCCTTGGCTTCGGAGGCCGCAAGGTCCTGCGCGGCGCGGAGGTTCGCTTGCCTTCGGTCGATTTCCAGCGATGCGGCGTCGAGTTCGTGGGCGAGTTGGGCCACCTCGACCGCCCTCAAACTCCTCTGGACTTCCCGATACTGAAGAGCGTCCTTGGCCTGCTCGCGCAAGGGTTCGCGCTGCCGCCCCACCTCGGAGAGGATGTCCTCGACACGTTGGAGGTGCGCTTCCGCCGACGAAAGGCGCCGCAAAGCGTCCAGCTTCCTCGCCCGGTACCTCTGAACTCCGGCCGCCTCGTCCAACCAGTTTCGGCGATCGTCCGGCGACGCTGCGAGCGCCTGGTCGATGTCCTTTTGCCCGACGATCGCATACCCAGATCGGCCCAGCCCGCTGTCCGCCATCAGTTCGGCGACGTCCTTCAATCGGCAGGTCCGCCGGTTGATCTGGTACTGGCTGTTTCCGCTTCGGTCGATTCGTCGGGTGACCGAGACCTCGCTCGTAGGCACAGGAAGCGCTCCATCCTCGTTGTCGAAAAGGAGCATGACCTCGGCAAATCCCAGCGGTTTCCGCTTGTTGCTCCCGTTGAAAATCACGTCTTGCCCGATCTCGGCGCGCAGGTGCTTGGGGTTGCCCTCTCCAAGGGCCCACAAGATCGCGTCGACCAGGTTCGACTTGCCGCAACCGTTCGGGCCGACAACCGCGATGACGTCTCCTTCGACGTCGATCTCGGTCTTGTCGGCAAACGTCTTGAACCCTATCAGGCGGATGCTCTTGAGACGCATGGCGGATCAGCCGGGCAAGCAGAGGCTATGCTGAACAGTGTAGCGGAAACAAAGACGTTGCGGAGCCGATTCCGGATGCTCGGTGAGGTGGAAGCAGGCAAAGACCCTAGCTTTCGGGCCTCGAGGGCCTTGGCATCGAGAACCGCTCGAGGAGTTCCAAATCGACATACTCCGACGTCCCGAGCCTCCCGACGGCGCGAAGCGTTTCGGGCCTACCCTCGCCGTTCCAAAACTCCGGCAGGCAATGAACCCGCACAACCTCACCGACCACGTATCGCGCCGCGCCCACCTCGCTGCCGTGCTCGATGATCTGGAACAGCCTGCATTCGAAGCTGAGGGGCGACTCCGCTACTCGTGAAGGCCGCACAACGTCGCAGGGCAAAGCCGTGAATCCGCTGAGAAGCCACTCGTCTTCGTCTTCGCGCAGCGGCGCCGAAGAGGCGTTCATCCCGCATGCCATTTCGCGAGTCACGAGGTTCACCACAAACTCGCCCGTGTCGATCACGTTGCGCAGGGTGTCCTTTCTCGCGCCGCCTCGGGCGATGGCTGGGCTGAAGACAAGGCTCATCGGGCTCGATCCCCCAGGGACGAAGAAGCTAAACGGCGCTAAGTTCGGAACCCCGTTCACCCCGATCGTGCCCACCAGGGCGATGGGACGAGGGACGACCCCGGCTGCCAGAAGGTCGTACCTTTGGACCAGCGTAAGGTCGCTGGGGTCGAACGCGAGGTGCCGGTCTGCCACGCCTCATTATGGGAGATGGCGGCCGCGGTCTATCGGATGTCCTTTTTCACCCACTTGGCGTGGAAGTCCAAGTAGAGCTGATTGCGGCCGCCTACATGGGCGCTCCAGCCGTCTTGGGGAGGACTGCTGCCCCCGACCGACCATAGGGGCGCGGCAAACGGCCACCAGGACCGCTCAAAGAACGGGGACATGAGCCATTCCTCCTGGCTGACGCTGGTACCGAGCAGATCGGCGACATGTTCGGGGGACCGCGCCCTGAGAAAGCGCGCCGCGTTCGGATTGGTTTCCGCGAGTTTGTCCGAAATGTAGTTGGTCCATGCCTTTGCCGGGTCATCGACGCCGTTGGACCGCCACGGACTTGCGAAGTGCATTTGCCAATGGTTGTCTCGATAAAGGGGCGCGGGTGGGCATTCCCAGATCCCAACCGAACGCGCATACGGGTCGAGAAGAGGCATGAAGCTGCCCATCGAGTTGTACCGTTTCCCCGAGGTGTTGACCGGCGGAGTGAGTTGCAGGTCAGAGTCGGGAACCCACATCATCCTTCCGTCCGCATCGGAAGCGTACATCAGGGACGCCTTGCCGATCTGCATGAGGTTGCTCAGGCAGACCGATCGCTTGGCAGCATTCTTCGCTTGACTCAAGACAGGGAACAAGATCGCAGCGAGAAGGGCGATGATCGCGATCACCACCAGCAGTTCGACGAGCGTAAACCCGCGCTTCACCTCGCCCATTCTGGCAGAGTGGGACCGAACGCGCAACGCTTCTCGGTTAGCGTTTCATGAAGAACCCCGCTGGAACCCCCGGCCCGAGTTCGGGTACCTTCGCCTACCTACAGTGGACGAACTTCCGCAGCTCATTACGTTCGCCGAGATCGAAGCCAAGACCCTGAGCCTGGCAGAGGCGATTCGGCGAGACTACGACGACGAACCCCTCCTGCTAGTGGGCGTGCTGAAGGGGTCGCTCTTCTTTTTGGCGAGCCTTGCCCTCAAGCTGGGCCGAGAAGTCGCGATCGACTTCGTTTCCGTCAGCAGCTACGGCGACGACACGGTCTCGTCAGGGGTGGTCCAGATTCGGAAGGACTTGGACATCAACATCGAAGGTCGGAACGTCCTCTTGGTCGAGGACATCGTGGACACCGGCGCGACGCTGGTCCACCTCCGGGAGTTGCTCTCGACTCGGCATCCCAAGTCGCTGAAGGTCGTCAGCCTGCTCTCTAAGTTGGAGGCAAAGGGGATCGACGTACCCATCGAATACGTCGGATTCGAAATCGAAGACCGGTTTGTGGTAGGATATGGTTTAGATCACGCAGAGCGCTATCGCAATCTGCCTTACGTTGCCGTTTTGCCCGGAGAGCACACTTCAGACTGAGCATCCCTTCTTGGGTCGCCTCTCTTGATTATCTACCTCGATACGAGAACATTCCATGACTCACACGTTTCGACCTCGCAAGGGCGAAGGTCAGGGGGGAAGCCGTCGCGGCCGTCGCAGCCGCAGCGATGGGCTTCCTAAGACTGACCAGCAGTCCGATCTCGACTTGCTCCCTGAAATCGACTACCAGAAGTTCGATCAGATGACGCCGACCGAACTCGCGAAAGCGGCTAAGGCGGCGAAAGTGTCGATGGATCAACCGCGCTCTGCGGTGATCGAGCAGCTCTTGGCCGAGGCCAACGCCGAGTTCGGCGCGATCTACGCGCGGGGCATTCTCGAGATCATGAACGACGGCTGGGGATTCCTCCGCCGGGAGAACTACGTCCCCTCTCCCAACGACGTGTACGTTTCGCAGTCGCAGATCAAGAGGTTCGGCCTCAAGCCAGGAGACATGATTTTCGGCCAGGTGAGGCCGCCCAAAGAAGGGGAGCGGTATCAGGGGATGCTCCGCGTCGAAAGCGTCAACGGCCTAGGGGCGCTGTCTCCCGAAGTTACCGACCGCCGGACCTTCGACGAACTGACGCCGCTTCACCCCGACGAAAGACTCGAGATGGAGACCGCGTCAGAGAACATCACCGCGCGGATCATCGACCTCATTTCGCCGATCGGGAAAGGCCAGCGCGGCTTGATCGTCTCTCCCCCCAAGGCGGGGAAGACCTCCATCCTCAAGACCATCGCCAACGCCGTATCTGCCAATCACCCCGAGGTCTACCTGATGGTTCTGCTCGTGGACGAACGGCCTGAGGAAGTGACCGATTTTCGCCGGTCGGTGAAGGGGCAAGTCGTCAGCAGCACCTTCGACGAGCCCGCGGAGAACCACATGCGGGTCGCCGAGCTTTGCCTCGAACAGGCCAAAAGGCTGGTGGAGTGCGGCCGCGACGTGGTCATTCTGCTCGACTCGCTGACCCGATTGTCGCGGGCGAGCAACCTCACGATCAACCCTTCGGGAAGGACGCTGAGCGGCGGCCTCGACCCCTCGGCGCTGTATCGCCCTCGGAGGTTCTTCGGTTCGGCGCGCAACATCGAAGAAGGCGGATCGCTTACGGTCATCGCGACGGCTCTGGTCGATACCGGCAGCCGAATGGACGAAGCCATTTTCGAGGAGTTCAAGGGCACGGGCAACATGGAGATCGTGCTCGATCGCGACCTCGCCGAGCGCCGCATCTGGCCCGCCATCGACGTCAAGCGTAGCTCGACCCGCCACGAAGAAAAGCTCTTCCGCGCCGACGAACTCGAGGGCGTCGTGCAGCTCCACCGTCTCCTGGCGAACCAGCAAAACAGTTGGGAAGCCACCGATTCGCTCATCAAGCTCCTGAAGCGAACGCCGAAGAACGCCGTGTTCCTTGAAAGCGTCGTTCAACGAATGAAAGCTACGGTCTGAAGCGCCCCTGTCGTCGGCGGCGATGAAGCAACGCTTTTCCAGGGCCCGTTGAAAGCACGGCGGGATAGCGCCTGTTCGCTTTGGGCTGTGCCGATCGAATTCGATGACCCCTGCGCCTTCTCGAAACGTCTTGTCAACGGAGGCTACGATAGCGAGAAGGCAAGCTCCGGTCGTTCGGTCGGCCGAGTTCCGACCTCGAGGCCGTATTGAAGGGCCGAGAAAGGTGAGGTTGTTACGTTTTTTCGCCAAACCTCTTGATGTCTCTCCTATAACGTGCTAAGGTACTTGCATGAGGTGGAATCGTCTCCTCGCAGGGCTTTGGGCAGTATCCTTGCTACCGGCCGTATGTTTCGGGCAGCAACAGCCTCCGTTCAACCAGGCGGGGGTCGGGTACTCGAATTGCGCCCTTGTCATCAGCATCGCTGGTTTCAGCACAAACGACCAGAAGATCAGCGGCACGAAAGTGGAGTTCACGGCAAAGGCCGAAGTAACGAGGACGATTCCCGAATGGCTCATCCTTGAACCTCCGCCAGGCGGCGTGGAGTTTACGGATGGCTACGTCTCTGAGATCAGGTTGAAAGTCGGGGGGCAAGAACTGCTGCACCTCTCGGGTCTTTCTCCGGAGACGAAGTCGGTCCAGCGTGCGGTTCGCTTCTCTTCGACGCACTTTCCTCATGGATCGAGCGTGGTCATCGAACTCTACGGAAAAGCGATCCTCGAGCGCAATGAAGGCGAAAGCTCGATTGTGGAACGCACACTTCGGGTGCTCCTATCCCCATACAACACTGCAATAGCGCTTGGTACGGTAGAGGAGTTTCTGGACCAACTGGATCCGCCACACTTCTCGAAGCCGGGCGACCCTGACTATCCTGGGAATCCGCCCTACGCGTCCATGGCGGCGCTGGCCACGCAAGCGATAATCCCAATTCTCACTGGTCAGTCCATGAACCATGTCATGGTTGAGGGCAATGGCACTGGAACCGATTGGCGGGAATCAACCGGCCCTGCGAGATTGGATGTACGACTCAGTCAGGCAACCCTGATGTTCGCATGTACGCACGGCTCAAGTACGCATTGGCGATCGTCCAAGTCAGATGAGCTATATTACTTTGGGTTGGAAAACGAGGTCGCAACTTACGTCAGCACCGGATTTGGCGAACCGCGACCTCCTCGAGAAGTTCCGGAATACAACCTGGCGGTTTTTCACGCTTGCGAAACTCTCAGCACCCAGAGTTCAAACTTCAATCCCAAAGCGTTTCGGCTACTCCCTCTCGCGTACCCGAACCCCGCGTCGGTCTACCAGAACAAGGGATACGCCGGATTTGCGAACCTTGTCTATTACGAACTCATTCAGCCAAGTGGCCAGACGCTGGATAGACACGCTGCCACGTTGTTCCAGTTCTTGGCTTCCGGCCACAGGTTGCAGCATGCTTTGAACTTGACCCACGGGGACGATCCCGATGTTGAAACACAGCCTTATTGGCCTCGAAGTAGAAACGCAGGAACGCTCATGAGAATGATCGTACGAGGAGATCCGCACACACGTCTTGTGAACGTCTATTTGAGTGCGAGCGAATGGCTTGCTAATGCGTCAGATCGAGATAGCTGGTTTTGGATATTGCCATGACAGTGAGCTTCACGCTTGCAATTGCTTTCATGGGTTGCCAGTCCCCGGCGCTTTCGCTCGGCGAAGGCGAGCAACTCGCGCGGGCCTTCACGGAGCGTGCCAGATTGGGAAGATTGGGAGCCGTGGCGGGAGATGCTAGTCCCCTCGTTCTGCGGTCTCGCAGGGTGCTTCCCGGTGGCGGTTCGGCGGTTTACGAACTGGGATCGGCCAAGGTTCGGGTGGACCTGATCCGTCGTTCCATCGCTTCGTTTACAGAGGATTTCAGCGGAGTGGATCTGGTGTGGAGCGAGAGCGAGCGGATGGGCGAGCAGGAGTTGGAGTCGCTCGCGACGGAACTCCTTCGGGTTGCGGGGATCAGCGGCCGAGCCGTAGTTCATCATGTCGACCTCTACGGGAGCAACGGTCCCGAGGGATCCATATGCGCTCACGCCCTGCCGACCTCAGCAGGCATTCCATTTGCCTACGACTGGGCGGTTCTCCTGACGGTGGAGCACAGGTCGGGCAGGCTGTACCAGCTAACGCGCCTGAATCCGGACCTTCCCGAGCCTCCGCCACTCGCGACCCCCGCCCTCAGTCCTGCCGCCGCGCGCCTCACGATGGCCTCGGAAATCCTGGTGGCTCGCCCGCAGGTCGCCCTTCTGGCGGCCGCGAAGGACGCGAAACTGGTGTTCTGGGCGCCAAGGGGCGCCGATTCCTTTGCTGTGAACCGATTAACCGAAGCGCAAGCCCAGATGGGCCGCGAGAACAAGGCGCTTCTTGCGTATTGGGCTTACTTCTTGGCGGAACCGCTTTCTCCCCATGAACCCGGGCCGGCGTTCGAGGCGTTCTTGGACGCCCGCACAGGTCGATTGCTCGCCATTAACGCGTTCGAAGGGCCTTGGGCTGGCGAACCTGGGGGTGCAGTTCCTCGGCCCTTCGGCTGGGACCTGGGGCCGGGTCCGCTGACCATCACCTTGGGAGGCAAGACTTATGAACTTTCCAGCGCGGACGTGCTAAAGGTGCAGCAGGGATCCCCTAACGAACCGGGGGTGCCGGTCCTGCTCCAGCGCGCCCGCCTGATCCTCAACGCGCTCTACTACCCCAAAGCCAACCTGCTCTCGGTGGGCGAAGGCAAGCTCCGGTCGTTTGGGAGGCCAAGTTCCGAACTCGAGACTTTTCTGAAGCGCAGAAAATCATGAGGTCCTTACGAACTTTCCACAACCCATTCCTGCCCATGAGGTTCGGCAATCTGAGCACATAATGGAAGGAATATGACCTCTCAGGAGAAGAAACAGCGACATGGTATCTCATAACGTCCTAGCTTTAGTAGCGGCGCTTTCTGTCCACGGAAACGTAGCGCAGGAGATTTCGGAAGCGCAGGCCCGTCAAATCGCGCTCTCGTTTGCCCAATTCGTGAATAGCGATCAGTATGGAGCTTCGATTGTAGAAGACTTCGTGGGACGCGTGGAGTTTACAAGACGAGCTGGAGGTACATGGGGCATATCTGGCGACAAGTACCACGTCTCAGTCAATCAGTCGAATGGCAGGGTTCAGTTCTATGAGGCATCGGCTCCACCGCATATCCAGTGGGCCCCCGTCAGCAATCCACGGTTCTTGATCGACGACGCGCTGTGCCTTTCGATTGCCCAGGCAGTGTATCGGCGGGCAGGCTTCTCTGAGACGCTGGTCTTGGATCAACGCATCGACCTTCAGCCTGAGTTCGGATTTTACGGCATCGAGGCTCGCTTTGTGCGGATGGCGGGTGACGTCGAAATCGACGCTTCGCTCGACGTGATGTTCGGGTACCACGCGACCTCGGGCCAAGTTCTCGAAATGCGCGTGATGCCCGATCCGATTCTTCCGCCTGTCCTGACTCCGCGAATCTCCCTCCAGGACGCTCGGAGAATCGTGATGGGGGCAGTTGCCCGTTATGCGACTCACCTAATACTCTCCGAGTCTGAGTGGAGGCCACTAAGGCTAAGGGCTGTGCTTCCTTTCGATACGGACTATCTCTACGAGGATTTCCCCTTCGATCGACGAGCGTACGAAAGGGAATGGCGCACGATCCTCGCTTACGATGTTGCACTTGAGGAGGAGAGCCAGCCGCCTTATTTCTTCTCAGGCAGAAAGCCCAGTTGGAGGGTAATTGTAGACGCTATCACGGGAAAGTTACTGGCGGTAGCTCCGCCTGGCAGATCAATTGGGGCTTCGAGGAAGAAGCCCGTTCCCTTCGGCTGGGACCTGGGGCCGGGTCCGCTGACCATCACCTTGGGAGGCAAGACTTATGAACTTTCCAGCGCGGACGTGCTAAAGGTGCAGCAGGGATCTCCTAACGAACCGGGGGTGCCGGTCCTGCTCCAGCGCGCCCGCCTGATCCTCAACGCGCTTTACTACCCCAAGGCCAATCTACTCTCGGTGGGCGAAGGCAAGCTCCGGTCGTTCGGTCGACCCGATGAGGAACTGAAGAAAGCCCTGTTGGCCTTGGCCGCAAAGGAATAGGGCGCTGGCCTACCATTCCGTACTCTCTCAGGCCGTGGTAAATCCATCAACTTCGGAAACGAAGACGGGGCTGCGGGAAACTTTCGTTTCCCGCAGCCCCACTATCGTATCACCTCAGTAGCGGTAGTAGCTACTGCCAAACGCCGTGATCTCGTAGCCTCGACCTGACTCGCGCAGGCGGTATTCGTGATACACCGAATCGGATCGCCCCCAAGGGTCCACGAAATCGTGCCTTGCGACTATTTCGACCTCACCTCGGTTCCTCCGAACGCTGGCGATGTTGTATTGGCGCGTATCGGACTGGTAGATGTTGTCGAGCATGAGCTCGTAGAAGGCGTCGGAATCCATAGAATAGGCGTACCGGCCGTCGATCAAGATGTCCACTCGGCTGCGCAACGGAACGAGTCGGCTGATCGCCCTACGGTCCTGCCGCTCGAACGCGTCCACAAGGTCCTGAATGGCGTAATCGAGATCGTTGTAAGAGTAGTAAGACGAATAGCTCCTGATAGGCCTCCAAGTGTAATACGAACCTTGGAACGGCCCTAGGTTAATCGTCAGAATCGTCACGTATTGGCGGTTCACATATCCCGGAAGGTAAGGATAGTAGTACCAAGGTGAGATGTGGCAAACTGTCTGATAGGGATTGAACACATAGTGCGGGAACCAGAAGTAGTCGTCGCACCAACCCCGATCATAGTGATAGTACCCTACCCTTATGGGAGAGTTTCGCACTGCCCGGACCTTCTCTTCCCGAAGCACCTGATTGGCGAGCGAGCCTGAGAACACGTCGATCGGCGCGCGGTTCAAGACGTTGGCATCGGGGCGCGAGGCCTGAGTGATCAGGTTGTTGTTCGAGCCGTAGTTGCGTCCGTCGTTGCGGATTCGTCCCGGAGGGTTCACGGTCTGGTTGCCCGTATTGGCTCGATCAGCGTCGTTTCGAACTGGCGGCCGCTCGTTCTGGTTGCCGGTCTTGCCGTCATTTCTCGAAGGGGGCGGCGCGGTGCGGGTCGGCGGGTCCTGTCGACTGGGAGGCGGGGTTTGTCTGCTCGGAGGAGGCGTTTGCCTTGAGGGGGGAGGCGTCTCCCGAGCGGGCGGTGGAGTCTGCCGAGCAGGGGGCGGCTCTTGCTTCCCTGGCGGCGGGGTTTGCCTTGCGGGCGGCGGGGTCTGTCGGCTCGGAGGAGGCGTTTGCCTTGAGGGGGGAGGCGTCTCCCGAGCGGGCGGTGGAGTCTGCCGAGCAGGGGGCGGCTCTTGCTTCCCTGGCGGCGGGGTTTGCCTTGCCGGTGGTGGGGTCTGTTTACTCGGCGGAGGGGTTTCTCGCGCAGGTGGAGGCGCCTGCCGCGAAGGAGGCGGTTCTTGCTTGCCCGGAGGCGACGACCGTTGAGGGGGCGCCTCTCGGGTCGGTGGTTTCCGACTCGGCGGGTCGTCCGCGATCGCGAGCGAAAGTCCAAGAATCCCAGCAAGGGAAATCGTGCCTAATCTACGAATCCACATCATCTTGCCCCTGCGCGCCTCGCCAGTTGGCGTTGCGCTTCTTACAGTGTACAACCATTCGACGCGCTTTCCCGCCCAGAGTTACCGCGAGGTAAGGGGGTCCCAGCATCCCCTACAGGAAGAGTCCCGAATTTGCCAACATGGAGAGTGTCTATGAGCAACAAGCGAATCGCGATCCTCCCCGGCGACGGAATTGGGCCTGAAATCATGGCGGCCACTCTGCGGGTCGTCGAAGCCGTCGGTTTTCAGGGCGACTGGGTGTACTTCGACGCTGGACTGGCCGCCCTCGAAAAGGGGCTCCCGCCCATGCCGAAAGAGACGATCGAAGGAGTCAGGGAGATCGGAGTCGCGCTCAAGGGCCCCACAACGACTCCCAGCGGGACCGGACACGTCAGCGCCAACGTCGCACTTCGAAAGGCGCTGGACCTCTTTGCCAACGTGCGCCCGGCCAAGACGATCCCAGGAGTCGCGGGTCCCTATTCGAACAAGGAAATCGACCTCATTATCGTTCGGGAAAACACGGAAGGGCTGTATTCCGGGTTCGAGTATCAGCCTCACCCCGACGTCGCGCAGGCGATCAAGGTCATCACGCGGCCGAACTGCAAGCGCTTGTTTCAGTACACCTTCGACATGGCGCGCCGGCAGGGTCGAAAGCGAGTCACCCTCGTTCACAAGGCGAACATCATGAAACTGACGGACGGGATGATGCTCGAGGAGTTCTACAAAGAGGCTGCGAACTGGTCGGAGTTTCAAGTGGACGATGTGATCGTAGACAACTGCTGCATGCAGCTTGTGACTCGGCCTGAGAAGTTCGACGTGTTGGTCACCGAAAACCTCTACGGCGATATCGTGAGCGACTTGGCTGCTGGGCTGGTCGGGGGTTTGGGCCTCGCGCCGGGTGCGAACATCGGCGCGACCTGCGCGGTGTTCGAAGCGGTTCACGGCAGCGCGCCTGACATCGCCGGGCAAGGCATCGCCAACCCCATCGCGCTCATGCTCAGCGCGGCGATGATGCTTCGGCACCTTGGCTGCGCCGACCAAGCCGACACGATGCGCGATGCGATTCTGGAGGCGTGCAGGCAGGGAGGATGCCTTACGCGCGATCTCGGCGGAAGCGCTTCGACCGATGAGTTCGCTTCGCACATCGTCGACCTTGCGACGACGCCGAGCGCGGTCTGACGCTCCACCGCTTATGAAGTGCATTACGCTCGTCGGCCTGGACTGGTTGGGCGAGCCGGGCGAAGGTTCGATCCTCGATCCGATGCCGCCGACTCTAGAAGTGGTGGCCAGCCGGAGCGCGGCCTTTCGGCTGGCTCCCCTTCGGCCGGAGTGCGACCTGCGGCCACCGCTCTTGGGCCTCGCCGGATTCACTCATCGACTTGCGGAAGGGCCGCTTCGAGTCGCCGCGTTCGAAGCGCACACTCCGCCCAAGTCGGTTCCTCTTTGCCTCGACCTACTTTCGCTCGAGGACGGCGGGATTACCACGCCGCCCCACGTGACCCCGGAACTCGGGTCGAAGGTAATTGAGCTTGCGGAACGACTCCAAACTCCGAAGCTGCGCCTGATCGAAGGCGAACGCGCGCATCACGCCGCGCTGTGGCTGGAGGGGAGCCTCGACCTATCTCTAAGGACGCCGGACGAGGCAATCGAGCGGGGCCTGCGACCTTCGCTTCCGGAGGGGGACGGAGAACCGATGCTACGCAGGTTCATCGACGACTCCATCAACCTGTTGGGCGAGCAGGAGTTCAACCTGCGCCGGCTCGACGAGGGGCTTGCGCCAGTGAACCTGATCTGGCTGTGGGGGCAGGGCTTTCCCCCAGTGATCCCCAATCTCGCCCTTCAGAGGGGAACCCCTTGCCATGTCTTGAGCCCCGCCCTCGGTCTCCGGGGGCTCAGCAAAATGTGCGGGTATACGCACGGCCCAACCTCTGGAACGAACGCGGGGCTCTCCCCACCGTTTGGCGAATGGCTGAAAGCTCACGATTCGCATCCGAACACCTTGATCGTCGACGACTCGATTTCGAGTTGCAGAAAGGCGGGGCGGATAGAGGAATCCCGTTGGATCATTCGCGAATTCGATGAAGCGTTCCTTGAGCCTCTATTGAAGATGCGGGAGGACGACCCATTCCGCCTGACATTGCTCTGTCCGATCACCCTAGGGAGCGGCGAGTTCGGCGGATTGGGTCTGGTCTACGAATCCCATTGGAGCAGTAGGAACGTCGTACCCTTTAGTGAGGAGGGCATGAGCGAAGATCGCTTGCCCATCCAGTCGCTCGCCGAGTCTATCGAACGGTCCTTGTCATGCACGCCCATTTCCGCAACCTTGTTTTCGCATCCCTCCTAACGGGGGCGGCGGCCTGTCATGCCCAACTCACGGCTTCAGAGAAGGATGGGTTGGTGGATGCCTTGTTCTTGGCCGGATTGAGAATCGAGGACCTCCGTGTGTATCCGTCGCAGCCGCAAACAAAGCATCGATTGGCGCTGCTCGACCAGGCGCTCGCGAACCCGCTCGAAGCGGTTGCGAACGTCCAAGGGATGCATGAAATCGCCATGCGCGCGCCGAGTTCGCTCCTCGAAACCGCCATTTTGCGGACCTTCGGCGAACCGAAGCGCTACGGGCTGGAGAGCCCCGTAGACCG
The genomic region above belongs to Candidatus Nitrosymbiomonas proteolyticus and contains:
- a CDS encoding chromosome segregation protein SMC, which codes for MRLKSIRLIGFKTFADKTEIDVEGDVIAVVGPNGCGKSNLVDAILWALGEGNPKHLRAEIGQDVIFNGSNKRKPLGFAEVMLLFDNEDGALPVPTSEVSVTRRIDRSGNSQYQINRRTCRLKDVAELMADSGLGRSGYAIVGQKDIDQALAASPDDRRNWLDEAAGVQRYRARKLDALRRLSSAEAHLQRVEDILSEVGRQREPLREQAKDALQYREVQRSLRAVEVAQLAHELDAASLEIDRRQANLRAAQDLAASEAKEVAALEAQAAKVSERISELESAMEGLRERQSEVLTEYERAESAIKLGEQRLESLDQLETTLFQDTDAVDQRIRESTQELSVAEAELAAAKAELERVRVECAGAGQEARKLAEGLKAIEAKLQSARDEHARALKQQIEQEHRRERFDEASRELRGIVESLPELEKELEKATKDRDAAQNKLAAERKGLSELQLNLKSIAASLHQSTEKESKLLSRQAELEGTRRGIEATLATHEGLHEGPRAVLEAQSKGKLPGSFDSVGESLIARPEHALAIERALGSSVHDLIVPSEAEAKAAIEYLKRNRAGRATFLPITLMRPRPTSREMEQLLRRPGVLGLASELVQCRPEHLPAIETLLGDVIVVDNLDTALTLAKTTGWRRIVSLDGEVVHRKGSVTGGIQARQGAGIVQRRADLAQAELEISRIAEDVAQMASEKRKLSDELTALRNSAGKAEAKLMALAERAKEAEEWRHNLEQEFQATQKSAARLEAEILRLEKSTAQTAELPQVDALQSERDALLRQFSERSADADVAERRISDAEQAVVSLEERVKQADHRLKRAQEAQTYSQSKLSKVGPEREQTRKEIKESHSRRDSLSRLREDVSAKLQHAQESRQSSIAQSLDLQAKAKQARWAAQEAAERAHAEELSKAKAEGRRAAAHQRLLEEYGIDEVEARRVAAETEVPPNAAALVARLRRELKAMGEVNLGAIEAFDRLEERFQELTAQSEDILTGIAEVESTIRELDLQTRERFRSTFEKVQAAFSTLFGRLFPGGKGELRLTDPENLLETGIEIDVTLPGKKRQKLDLLSGGERSLCATTFLFSLLQVKPSPLVILDEVDAPLDGRNVERFTDLLREFADRCQFIVITHNATTIEGAPVWLGVTMTEPGVSVVLPARLPEGFDDVRRRPTELPKAIVAVEAYTPTRSNG
- a CDS encoding flavin reductase family protein, with the protein product MADRHLAFDPSDLTLVQRYDLLAAGVVPRPIALVGTIGVNGVPNLAPFSFFVPGGSSPMSLVFSPAIARGGARKDTLRNVIDTGEFVVNLVTREMACGMNASSAPLREDEDEWLLSGFTALPCDVVRPSRVAESPLSFECRLFQIIEHGSEVGAARYVVGEVVRVHCLPEFWNGEGRPETLRAVGRLGTSEYVDLELLERFSMPRPSRPES
- a CDS encoding hypoxanthine phosphoribosyltransferase, which codes for MIAITTSSSTSVNPRFTSPILAEWDRTRNASRLAFHEEPRWNPRPEFGYLRLPTVDELPQLITFAEIEAKTLSLAEAIRRDYDDEPLLLVGVLKGSLFFLASLALKLGREVAIDFVSVSSYGDDTVSSGVVQIRKDLDINIEGRNVLLVEDIVDTGATLVHLRELLSTRHPKSLKVVSLLSKLEAKGIDVPIEYVGFEIEDRFVVGYGLDHAERYRNLPYVAVLPGEHTSD
- a CDS encoding transcription termination factor Rho, producing the protein MTHTFRPRKGEGQGGSRRGRRSRSDGLPKTDQQSDLDLLPEIDYQKFDQMTPTELAKAAKAAKVSMDQPRSAVIEQLLAEANAEFGAIYARGILEIMNDGWGFLRRENYVPSPNDVYVSQSQIKRFGLKPGDMIFGQVRPPKEGERYQGMLRVESVNGLGALSPEVTDRRTFDELTPLHPDERLEMETASENITARIIDLISPIGKGQRGLIVSPPKAGKTSILKTIANAVSANHPEVYLMVLLVDERPEEVTDFRRSVKGQVVSSTFDEPAENHMRVAELCLEQAKRLVECGRDVVILLDSLTRLSRASNLTINPSGRTLSGGLDPSALYRPRRFFGSARNIEEGGSLTVIATALVDTGSRMDEAIFEEFKGTGNMEIVLDRDLAERRIWPAIDVKRSSTRHEEKLFRADELEGVVQLHRLLANQQNSWEATDSLIKLLKRTPKNAVFLESVVQRMKATV